DNA from Solanum stenotomum isolate F172 chromosome 3, ASM1918654v1, whole genome shotgun sequence:
TATTCATCATGACAAGCTGCATCGCAAAATAAGGATGAATTAGTGTTTGTTACTCTTTGGAAGGATTTTTACCTGTTACTTTCTTAGTGAATATCGTCATAATTAGTCCGTTTCAGTTTTCATAGTGTAGTATGCTGGGTTTTGAGCTGACTAATATAGGATCGATTTGATTAAACAGGCAGGGAATACTCATTAATATCGTTATTTTGCTTGATGTTTTACTTTCAGTGATGCTCCTCTTTGTTATCTACAAACAAAGAAAGTGATGCTTCCTATTAACTGTTTGGTTGTGTTGATTTTGTCATGATAATGTGCAGGCAGTTAAAATGTCAACTCCTTCAAGGAAGAGACTGATGAGGGATTTCAAGAGGTTACAACAGGACCCTCCTGCGGGTATTAGTGGTGCTCCTCAAGACAATAACATTATGCTTTGGAACGCCGTTATATTTGGGTGAGTTTTGTAATTGAAGTTCATGAAATATGTGCTTTGAATTTAGTTATAGTACTTGTCTGTTGGTACATCTATTTGGCATGTTTTTTACTagatataactaaactaatttctctttttttttaaattgttttttctgGGTGCGGAATGCAGTCCTGATGATACTTCTTGGGATGGAGGTGAGTGTGCCTTGCATTTAGACATTGGCTTTAAAGAATGCCAAAGCACAGTAGTTTGACATATGATGTCAGCTTGCTAATGTCTGGTCTAGTTTTATGTGTGGTTGTCTATGCAGAGTATGATGTTTCAATTTTCTAAGCctgttttttttcttgtcatttgatttgttatttatatCTCATGCCCCCTCTGTCCACTCCACACGCGATAATAAAAAGAGGAATTTAAAGGAAAAGAGGATGAGAAAAACAAGTGCAGTTGTAAGTTTTTTAATCATTCAACAGGGGATGTATCCCTTGCGCATGGTATTTATGATCATATTTTTGTGCTGTGATGGCAATCATTTGTTTCTTTGATCTCACAATCCAAGTTTTCCTGTTCATACCATTATGATTCTCCACCAAGTTATCTGTCATCATTCTATTGCTTAATGCCAAAAGCAAGTTAGTCAGTGAATTAAGTGCACAGTGATCTTCTATACTCTTCTGCAATAGGTTCTTTGCATTTTGTCAAACTCTATGAACTTTTGGTGGTTTAGCTGTGTGGCACAACTGGGCTGCTCTATCTGATTAGCTTTCAGAAATGTCTATCATGTCATGCCTAATCTTGTAACAAAAGGATCTTGTTTTGCTATTGGTTGAACCAGAAATGTCCTCTAGTGGAATTCTCGTGTGGTTACACTTTTTTATGGACCGACCAAGGAATGTGTTATGCATTTGAAGCAATTTGATTTTGTGCTATTAATTTTGGCACATTTGCTATTTGCTCCATAGAAGAAGAGTAAACATACATTCTGCACCTGTCCCTGAGTGAATTATGAGTTGATATCTTCTTTCCTGATATGTATTTGCTACTTTGTTCTGTCACAATACCCTTTGAAAACATCAGGTACGTTTAAATTGACGCTTCAATTCAATGAGGATTATCCCAACAAGCCACCAACAGTGCGATTTGTTTCTCGCATGTTTCATCCAAATAGTAAGTTGGAGGTGTAGTTGTGGTTTTCCATTCATTAgagaacaaaaaaatgaattctaATCTGGAATTTGCTTTTCCACTTTTTTAGTTTATGCAGATGGAAGTATATGTTTGGATATCCTGCAAAACCAGTGGAGTCCAATATATGATGTTGCAGCTATACTTACATCCATTCAGGTATGGAGCTCAGACTTAGTTTAAGATCCACAATAAAGAACATCTTAGGAAAAAAGACCAGTTTATTGtttgtttccttgagttttaCTTTTACTCTTATAGATGCAGTGGAAAGATCCTTATAATAGTAGTTAAATTGTGATTAGTTGGTGTTGTAAGCAGTAGATACAGGTATGAATTCTATAAGGGTGGCTTTTCCTTTGTGATAGCTTcctttttgtaaaaaataaataaatctattccttatgttatgatagCTGGATTACTCACTTGTATGCTACTTTGCATTTCATGCTTGGATATTTCAATGTGAATTCATTAATTCTAAATGAGAAAGTATAGAAGAATTATGAAGAAGTGATTCCAAATTCATTGTTTGCGGAGGGTTTTTAAGGATTCGGTTGTCAAGCATTTCTCCCAAAATTTAGTACGATTCCTAGAATGTCTAGAAAGAGTTCTCTTTGACAATCTGGAAACTGGAAATAGGATTATTGTAAAGCTGTTAACTTTAGCCAAAGTCAAACAACATCAGGACTTTTATCTAGAGGATGGTCTGAAATACTTCTGTTTGAATTATGACAT
Protein-coding regions in this window:
- the LOC125858206 gene encoding ubiquitin-conjugating enzyme E2 2-like → MSTPSRKRLMRDFKRLQQDPPAGISGAPQDNNIMLWNAVIFGPDDTSWDGGTFKLTLQFNEDYPNKPPTVRFVSRMFHPNIYADGSICLDILQNQWSPIYDVAAILTSIQSLLCDPNPNSPANSEAARLFSENKREYNRRVREIVEQSWTAD